Proteins from a single region of Apium graveolens cultivar Ventura chromosome 7, ASM990537v1, whole genome shotgun sequence:
- the LOC141673901 gene encoding uncharacterized protein LOC141673901: MCCIFWSIDRSWIRADRRTQEFKLGVDELLRFVLEHGRDVNKISCPCVQCAHSKSWKARKVKEHLFQYGIDETYTCWIWHGENDREQSPITAEQTDSSQSVEQIPIETDGDDDASLDSADLLNHLQSENEPLYPGCRGFTKMKALVKLYNLKAKFEMSDSCFSELLLVVGTMLPEDETSCHICQASRWKKNKNGDEIEGIPAKVLWYFPLLPQLRNLFNSPKTAKDLTWHHTERVKDNKICHQEDSKTWKEVDEMWPEFASDSRNLRMALSSDGFNPFHGKGTDHSSWPVLLSIYNLQPWLCMKRNDYPALGSLSGNIVKSYNGCVVCVDQTKATRLPNYRKTVVMRHRRWLTRDHPYRKQKVAFDNTIEKGSAPIPLTGEEVFQRVQYLQGHVYGKTQRKPGRKKGDPRPVWKKLSIFFQLEYWKFLPVRHILDVMHIEKNICEALLGTLLNIPKKTKDKESVPLDMAVMGIRLNLRPETAGKKEKLSLASWNLTHSEKKLFAHHFWE; encoded by the exons aTGTGTTGCATATTTTGGAGTATAGATAGATCATGGATAAGGGCTGATAGAAGAACACAAGAATTTAAACTAGGTGTGGATGAATTGTTGAGGTTTGTGTTAGAGCATGGGCGTGATGTAAACAAAATTAGTTGTCCATGTGTACAATGTGCACACAGTAAATCATGGAAAGCTCGAAAAGTGAAAGAACATCTTTTCCAATATGGTATCGACGAGACCTACACGTGTTGGATTTGGCATGGAGAGAATGATAGAGAACAAAGTCCAATTACCGCTGAACAAACCGATAGTTCACAATCTGTGGAACAGATCCCCATAGAAACAGATGGCGACGATGATGCGTCCCTGGATTCCGCAGATTTGTTGAACCATCTGCAATCTGAAAATGAACCGCTATATCCTGGATGTcgaggatttactaagatgaaGGCTTTAGTGAAATTATACAACTTAAAAGCAAAATTTGAAATGTCTGATTCGTGTTTCTCTGAACTGCTACTTGTAGTTGGGACAATGCTTCCAGAAG ATGAGACTAGCTGCCACATTTGTCAAGCCTCTAGATGGAAGAAGAACAAAAATGGAGATGAAATTGAAGGCATTCCAGCCAAGGTTCTTTGGTATTTTCCTCTATTACCGCAATTGAGAAATTTGTTCAATTCACCTAAAACGGCAAAGGATCTGACTTGGCACCACACGGAGAGAGTCAAGGATAATAAAATTTGTCATCAGGAAGATTCAAAAACATGGAAGGAAGTTGATGAGATGTGGCCTGAATTTGCTTCTGATTCTAGAAACCTGCGGATGGCATTATCATCTGATGGGTTTAATCCTTTCCATGGAAAAGGAACCGATCACTCCTCTTGGCCTGTTTTGCTATCAATTTACAATCTTCAACCATGGCTATGTATGAAAAGGAA CGACTATCCTGCCTTAGGTAGCTTGTCGGGAAATATTGTGAAAAGCTATAACGGTTGTGTAGTATGTGTTGATCAAACAAAAGCTACTAGGCTACCTAATTACCGAAAGACAGTAGTTATGAGGCATCGAAGGTGGTTGACACGTGACCACCCATATCGAAAACAGAAAGTGGCTTTCGATAACACTATTGAGAAGGGTTCTGCACCTATACCTTTAACAGGGGAGGAAGTATTTCAAAGAGTACAATATCTACAAGGCCATGTCTATGGTAAGACACAACGAAAACCTGGACGAAAAAAAGGAGATCCTCGACCAGTTTGGAAGAAACTTTCCATATTTTTTCAACTCGAGTACTGGAAGTTCTTGCCAGTGAGGCATATCCTCGATGTCATGCATATTGAGAAAAACATATGTGAAGCTTTGTTAGGTACCTTGCTAAATATACCAAAAAAGACAAAAGACAAGGAATCTGTTCCTCTTGACATGGCTGTAATGGGAATAAGATTGAATTTGAGGCCCGAAACGGCAGGGAAGAAGGAGAAATTATCGCTGGCATCTTGGAATTTGACACATTCTGAAAAAAAACTATTTGCTCATCATTTTTGGGAATGA